Proteins from one Mesorhizobium sp. M9A.F.Ca.ET.002.03.1.2 genomic window:
- a CDS encoding FAD-binding oxidoreductase has protein sequence MPAPLMHIESSPSLPREADVVVIGGGVVGVFTAYYLARRGVSVALLEKGRVAAEQSSRNWGWCRQQNRDARELPMATKSLDLWEKVAQETGEDTGFRRCGLLYLSQDENELAGWAKWRDFAKTVGVTTQMLTAEEATERGKATGRRWKGGVLSPTDGTADTSRAVPVAARGIMAAGGSVHQQCAARTIELSAGRVSGVVTEGGTIRTKTVVMAGGAWASSFCHQLGIRFPQASVRSSILAVAPGMEGLPGALVTSGIAFTRRGNGGYTLAISGRARVDPTPQQLRFAREFVPMFARRWRNLSPGGLEGWRQGHETLAKWAPDEVTPMERNRILDPRPDLGQINLTYRRACELIPEFRRVTIADAWAGYIDSTPDGIPVVGEVEGVPGFILAAGFSGHGFGIGPGAGHLIADIITGCEPLVDPRPYRPERLKTAAWGKVAEF, from the coding sequence ATGCCCGCGCCGCTCATGCACATCGAGTCCAGCCCATCCCTGCCTCGCGAGGCAGACGTCGTGGTCATCGGAGGCGGCGTGGTGGGCGTGTTCACCGCATATTATCTGGCGCGACGAGGCGTAAGCGTCGCCTTGCTTGAGAAGGGGCGCGTGGCCGCCGAACAGTCCAGCCGCAACTGGGGATGGTGCCGCCAGCAGAACCGCGACGCGCGCGAACTGCCGATGGCGACAAAGAGCCTCGATCTCTGGGAGAAGGTGGCGCAGGAGACAGGTGAGGACACGGGTTTTCGCCGTTGCGGACTCCTTTATCTCTCGCAGGATGAGAACGAGCTGGCCGGCTGGGCGAAGTGGCGCGACTTCGCGAAGACGGTCGGCGTCACGACGCAGATGTTGACTGCGGAGGAAGCGACCGAACGGGGCAAGGCGACCGGGCGCCGGTGGAAAGGCGGCGTTCTCTCGCCTACCGACGGAACCGCCGACACCTCGCGGGCAGTGCCTGTCGCCGCGCGCGGAATCATGGCCGCCGGCGGCAGCGTCCACCAGCAATGCGCCGCCCGGACCATTGAGCTTAGTGCAGGCCGGGTCAGCGGTGTGGTGACGGAAGGCGGCACTATCCGGACCAAGACCGTCGTCATGGCCGGCGGCGCATGGGCTTCGTCCTTCTGCCACCAACTCGGCATTCGCTTCCCGCAAGCTTCCGTGCGTTCTTCGATACTGGCCGTCGCGCCGGGAATGGAGGGATTGCCGGGCGCCCTCGTTACCTCCGGGATCGCTTTTACGCGCCGAGGCAACGGTGGCTACACGCTGGCAATCAGCGGCCGCGCACGTGTTGACCCGACGCCGCAGCAGTTGCGGTTTGCACGAGAATTCGTGCCCATGTTTGCCCGCCGCTGGCGCAACCTGTCGCCGGGCGGCCTCGAGGGCTGGCGGCAGGGCCATGAAACGCTTGCCAAATGGGCGCCTGACGAGGTGACCCCGATGGAGCGAAACCGGATACTCGATCCGCGGCCGGACCTGGGTCAGATCAACCTCACCTATCGGCGCGCCTGCGAGCTGATCCCCGAGTTCCGACGGGTCACCATAGCCGATGCATGGGCCGGGTATATCGACAGCACGCCCGACGGCATCCCGGTCGTCGGTGAGGTCGAGGGCGTTCCGGGCTTCATCCTGGCGGCTGGCTTCAGCGGTCACGGCTTCGGGATCGGGCCAGGAGCCGGACACCTGATTGCCGACATCATCACAGGCTGCGAACCGTTAGTCGATCCGCGTCCGTACCGGCCAGAGCGCCTGAAGACCGCTGCATGGGGCAAGGTCGCCGAATTCTGA
- the dapD gene encoding 2,3,4,5-tetrahydropyridine-2,6-dicarboxylate N-succinyltransferase: MASLEVSSADGYGLATVAADGTVLDTWFPRPRLGKPSGPSASVVLTAEQANAAFGARAADCFLSDPRRAVSVIPVKTVIEDLTQPPRDPHDVYLRLHLLSHRLIRPHGANLEGIFGLLANVAWTSLGPCLPEQIEELRWATRPSSATLEVRSIDKLPRMTDYVVPEAVRIADANRVRLGAYLGRGTTVLHEGFCNFNAGTLGSSMVEGRISAGVVVGDGTDIGGGASIMGTLSGGGKQVVSIGERCLLGANSGTGIALGDDCVVEAGCYVTAGTLVRQVSGEVVKAVALSGKPNILFRRHSQTGAVEAISRNRSWGSLNPALHAR, translated from the coding sequence GTGGCCAGTTTGGAAGTGTCGAGCGCCGACGGGTATGGTCTGGCTACAGTTGCGGCTGATGGCACGGTCCTCGACACCTGGTTCCCGAGGCCCCGACTTGGCAAGCCCTCCGGTCCATCGGCGTCAGTCGTTTTGACGGCTGAACAGGCCAACGCCGCGTTCGGCGCCAGAGCGGCGGATTGCTTTCTTTCCGATCCGCGCCGTGCGGTCTCTGTGATCCCGGTTAAGACTGTCATTGAGGATTTGACTCAACCTCCACGTGATCCCCACGATGTCTATCTGCGCCTTCATCTGCTAAGTCACCGTCTGATCCGGCCCCATGGAGCCAATTTGGAGGGGATATTTGGCTTGCTGGCGAATGTCGCATGGACGTCTTTGGGACCATGCCTGCCCGAGCAAATTGAAGAATTGCGCTGGGCAACTCGCCCATCCTCCGCCACGTTGGAAGTGCGTAGTATCGACAAATTGCCACGCATGACTGACTACGTCGTGCCGGAGGCTGTCCGTATCGCTGATGCCAATCGTGTACGATTAGGGGCCTATCTGGGACGAGGAACAACGGTACTTCATGAGGGCTTCTGCAACTTCAATGCTGGAACTCTCGGCTCTTCAATGGTGGAGGGACGGATCAGTGCGGGCGTTGTAGTCGGCGATGGCACGGATATCGGCGGCGGGGCGTCGATCATGGGCACACTTTCCGGTGGCGGCAAGCAGGTCGTGTCCATCGGAGAGCGCTGCTTGCTCGGAGCCAACTCCGGCACAGGTATCGCGCTTGGTGACGACTGCGTTGTTGAGGCCGGTTGCTACGTGACGGCAGGCACTCTTGTTCGGCAAGTTTCGGGGGAAGTGGTGAAGGCGGTCGCGCTATCCGGCAAGCCAAACATTCTCTTCCGGCGCCATTCACAGACCGGCGCAGTCGAGGCGATTTCACGCAACAGGTCGTGGGGTAGTCTAAACCCCGCGCTACATGCCCGCTAG
- a CDS encoding ABC transporter ATP-binding protein: protein MVASIQPVAPLDVALSVRDLTVTLPQGMERTHAVENISFDLKRGQILCIIGESGSGKSVTANAIMGLLPRVIRVTSGAIHLDGANIIGMSSDKLRSLRGRVVSMIFQDPLSALNPLMTVGAQIDEVMAAHGVGTPKSRRSRALELLTEVGLPDPDLMYHQYPFRLSGGQRQRVMIAMALALEPTILIADEPTTALDVTTQAQILELIRDIQRRKGMSVMFITHDFGVVAEIADSVVVMEKGHIVEQGSARQVLKSPSHPYTKRLIAAVPRLTGEDRVPLAPADNEPILKVEGLVKTYRSGSALFGSQRVVPAVNEVSFDLAPGRTLGVVGESGSGKSSLGRLLIKLLDSDGGGILFEGRDIARLSEAEFRQLRPRIQMIFQDPFASLNPRATVGYILTVGPVAHGTPYAQAREEAKALLAHVGLDAGAFGRYPHEFSGGQRQRIGIARALMFKPKLLIADEAVSALDVSIQAQILQLLDQIQRETGVSMIFITHDLRVASQICDEIAVMQKGRIVEFGPPSQIFLDPQSAYTRELVAAIPGEQPGPTRPVAANG from the coding sequence ATGGTCGCAAGCATCCAGCCTGTAGCTCCCCTCGATGTGGCGCTTTCGGTGCGCGACCTCACGGTCACCTTGCCGCAAGGCATGGAGCGGACCCATGCGGTCGAGAACATCTCTTTCGATCTGAAGCGCGGCCAAATCCTGTGCATCATCGGCGAATCCGGATCGGGTAAGTCGGTCACCGCCAATGCGATCATGGGGCTTCTGCCCCGGGTGATCCGCGTCACCTCGGGCGCCATTCATCTGGATGGCGCGAACATCATCGGCATGTCGTCGGACAAGCTGCGCAGCCTGCGCGGCCGGGTGGTCTCGATGATTTTCCAGGACCCGCTTTCGGCCCTCAATCCGCTGATGACCGTGGGAGCACAGATCGACGAGGTCATGGCGGCGCATGGCGTCGGCACGCCGAAATCCCGCCGCAGCCGTGCTCTCGAGTTGCTGACCGAGGTGGGGCTGCCTGATCCGGATCTCATGTATCATCAGTATCCGTTCCGGCTTTCTGGAGGGCAGCGGCAGCGGGTGATGATCGCCATGGCGTTGGCGCTCGAGCCCACGATCCTGATCGCGGACGAACCGACGACCGCGCTCGACGTGACCACCCAGGCGCAAATCTTGGAGCTGATTCGCGATATCCAGCGCCGCAAGGGCATGAGCGTCATGTTCATTACGCACGACTTCGGGGTGGTGGCAGAGATCGCGGACAGCGTCGTGGTGATGGAGAAAGGCCACATCGTCGAGCAGGGCAGCGCCCGGCAGGTCCTGAAGTCCCCCAGCCATCCCTATACAAAACGCCTCATCGCGGCCGTCCCGCGCCTGACCGGCGAGGACCGCGTTCCTCTGGCGCCGGCTGACAATGAGCCGATCCTCAAGGTCGAGGGCCTGGTGAAGACCTACCGCAGCGGCAGCGCGCTGTTTGGTTCACAGCGCGTCGTGCCCGCCGTCAACGAGGTCTCGTTTGATCTGGCGCCAGGGCGCACGCTGGGCGTCGTGGGCGAGAGCGGTTCCGGCAAATCGTCGCTGGGCCGGCTTCTGATCAAGCTGCTGGACAGCGACGGCGGCGGGATTCTGTTCGAAGGCCGCGACATCGCCAGGCTTTCCGAAGCCGAGTTCCGCCAGCTGCGGCCGCGGATTCAGATGATCTTCCAGGACCCCTTCGCCTCGCTCAACCCGCGCGCGACTGTCGGCTACATCCTGACCGTAGGCCCGGTCGCGCACGGAACGCCCTATGCCCAGGCGCGTGAAGAGGCGAAGGCGCTGTTGGCGCATGTCGGACTCGATGCGGGCGCCTTCGGCCGATACCCGCACGAATTTTCCGGTGGGCAGCGTCAGCGCATCGGCATCGCCCGGGCACTGATGTTCAAGCCGAAGCTGCTGATCGCCGATGAGGCGGTGTCGGCGCTCGACGTGTCGATCCAGGCGCAGATCCTGCAGCTGCTCGACCAGATCCAGCGGGAGACCGGCGTGTCGATGATCTTCATCACCCATGATCTGCGGGTCGCCAGCCAGATCTGCGACGAAATCGCGGTGATGCAGAAAGGGCGGATCGTGGAGTTCGGTCCCCCCTCGCAAATCTTCCTCGACCCGCAATCAGCCTACACGCGTGAGCTGGTGGCGGCGATTCCTGGAGAGCAGCCGGGACCGACCCGTCCGGTTGCGGCAAATGGGTAA
- a CDS encoding FAD-binding oxidoreductase — protein MHEEKVADKNTPYWWEAAPVRPLPSQPLAKRLDVAIVGAGYAGLSAGLVLAREGRSVAAFDAMNPGEGASSRNGGITSGSIRPNYATITRRFGEAKAMAIEAEGKIAREFLYDFIETEGIDCDFQLVGRFMGALGYDQYQKMARGAEALAKRLGIESYAVPHAEQCNYIGTDFYRGGTVRMDIGGLHPAKLHAELLRVALASGLTVHSRTPVISIEKDVSGFRVATSAGTVQARQVLVCTNGYTDGGAPFLRRRLVPVRSRIIVTEELPPELMARLMPKLMMMGENRELGFYYRPSPDGRRILLGGRDSSRGNSDPTAPTLRLRNGLIEIFPELEKVRLSYSWFGNVAMNRDMLPRIFEKDDIVYATGFCGSGVVWAPWVGTRAAYKLMGRAQDAGTAFDFRPPASIPFYRGDPWFLPAIIKGYALKDKIAWWRARR, from the coding sequence GTGCATGAGGAGAAAGTCGCCGATAAGAACACGCCATACTGGTGGGAAGCCGCACCTGTCAGGCCGCTGCCGTCGCAGCCGCTGGCAAAGCGGCTAGATGTGGCAATCGTCGGCGCTGGCTATGCCGGGCTGTCCGCCGGGCTGGTGCTGGCGCGTGAAGGACGGTCAGTTGCGGCCTTCGATGCGATGAACCCCGGGGAAGGAGCTTCGTCGCGCAACGGCGGGATCACCAGCGGAAGCATCCGACCGAACTATGCGACGATCACCAGGCGCTTCGGCGAGGCGAAGGCGATGGCGATCGAGGCCGAGGGCAAGATCGCCCGCGAGTTCCTGTACGACTTCATCGAGACGGAAGGGATCGACTGCGATTTCCAGCTGGTCGGCCGGTTCATGGGTGCTCTCGGATACGACCAGTACCAGAAGATGGCCCGTGGCGCCGAGGCGCTGGCGAAGAGGCTGGGGATCGAATCCTACGCTGTTCCGCATGCCGAGCAGTGCAACTACATCGGCACCGACTTCTACCGCGGCGGCACGGTTCGGATGGACATTGGCGGTTTGCACCCGGCTAAGTTGCACGCCGAGCTCCTGCGGGTGGCCTTGGCTTCCGGGCTGACGGTCCACTCACGAACGCCCGTGATTTCCATCGAGAAAGATGTGTCCGGGTTCCGTGTGGCGACATCGGCCGGGACTGTGCAGGCTCGGCAGGTGCTGGTCTGCACCAACGGATATACCGATGGCGGCGCGCCCTTCCTGCGCCGCCGCCTGGTTCCCGTCCGCAGCCGAATCATCGTCACCGAGGAGCTTCCGCCTGAATTGATGGCGCGGCTGATGCCCAAGCTGATGATGATGGGCGAGAACCGGGAGCTGGGCTTCTACTATCGTCCTTCACCCGACGGCAGGCGCATTCTGCTCGGTGGGCGAGACAGCTCCCGCGGCAACAGCGATCCGACAGCCCCGACGCTCCGCCTGCGTAACGGTCTGATAGAAATTTTCCCGGAGCTGGAGAAGGTTCGCCTTTCGTACAGCTGGTTCGGCAACGTGGCCATGAACCGCGACATGCTGCCCCGCATCTTTGAAAAGGATGACATCGTCTATGCCACCGGCTTTTGCGGTTCGGGCGTGGTCTGGGCACCGTGGGTCGGCACGCGTGCCGCCTACAAGCTGATGGGTCGCGCGCAAGACGCTGGCACGGCTTTCGACTTCCGACCGCCAGCTTCCATCCCCTTCTATAGGGGTGATCCCTGGTTCTTGCCGGCGATCATCAAGGGCTATGCGCTGAAGGACAAAATCGCCTGGTGGCGTGCCCGCCGCTGA
- a CDS encoding peptide ABC transporter substrate-binding protein has translation MTERTNSKSNYSRRDALRMLAIGGAAGLIAPNLLGKPAFAQNPPASPTGRVVVGFSQEPTVFNPLMPHTECDDAVHFSVFDALVRMDPKGVLQPNLVVEVPSQKNGGISEDGLVWRIRLRDDVRWHDGQPFTAEDVKFTLELITNPKFRAWRTAGHSLVRDIKVVSPTELTWRMEEAFAPYLSFLAETFMVPKHILEKEADPNAAAFNQAPVGTGAFKWAQRIAGDHIELVANTDYAGEGPYLERLVFKYIPDMTVLYTQFKSGDIDLVDQAFITADNYAEAGTLPDRVVMLERGASVESIYLNLEKPQFKDPAVRQALYAAIDRKAILEGLYYGVHNPTETFMPQNSYYYNPNLPAQEFNIERASQILDEAGWVPGSDGIRVKDGVRLSFANSTTSGNHLREQTQQFLQQTFAEIGVEMTISNLPAAVMWGDFWLKSQFESAISGVTNVIAGDPDATNRLHTKAIVAKGGKGSNTGQYSNPEVDALLDKGTRTFDREERRAIYLRVQEIVRQDLPFLPLFAYANVFGRKAGLEGFEANSNTRVASWHAAGWHWKA, from the coding sequence ATGACTGAACGTACGAACTCCAAATCGAACTACTCACGGCGCGATGCGTTGCGAATGCTGGCCATCGGCGGGGCCGCGGGCCTCATTGCGCCCAATCTGTTGGGCAAACCCGCCTTCGCCCAGAACCCTCCCGCGAGCCCAACCGGCCGCGTCGTCGTCGGATTTTCGCAGGAACCCACCGTCTTCAATCCACTGATGCCGCATACCGAGTGCGACGACGCGGTGCATTTCTCGGTGTTTGATGCACTCGTTCGAATGGACCCCAAGGGCGTTCTTCAGCCCAATCTTGTGGTCGAAGTGCCCAGCCAAAAGAACGGCGGCATTTCGGAGGACGGACTTGTGTGGCGCATCCGCCTGCGTGATGACGTCCGCTGGCACGACGGCCAACCTTTCACGGCCGAGGATGTGAAGTTCACGCTTGAGCTCATCACCAATCCGAAATTCCGCGCGTGGCGCACGGCGGGTCATTCGCTGGTGCGCGACATCAAGGTTGTCTCGCCGACCGAGCTCACCTGGCGGATGGAGGAGGCTTTCGCCCCCTACCTGTCGTTTCTCGCCGAAACCTTCATGGTTCCCAAGCACATCCTCGAAAAAGAGGCGGACCCGAACGCCGCCGCCTTCAATCAGGCGCCTGTCGGCACTGGCGCATTCAAGTGGGCGCAGCGCATCGCCGGCGATCACATCGAACTCGTCGCGAACACGGACTATGCCGGGGAGGGCCCTTATTTGGAGCGGCTCGTCTTCAAATACATCCCCGACATGACAGTGCTCTACACCCAGTTCAAGAGCGGCGACATTGATCTTGTCGACCAGGCATTCATAACCGCCGACAACTATGCGGAAGCCGGCACACTTCCGGATCGCGTGGTCATGTTGGAGCGCGGAGCATCGGTCGAGTCGATCTATCTCAATCTTGAGAAGCCGCAATTCAAGGACCCTGCGGTTCGCCAGGCGCTCTACGCCGCAATAGATAGGAAAGCGATCCTCGAAGGACTTTATTACGGGGTCCACAACCCCACCGAGACCTTCATGCCGCAGAATTCCTATTACTACAATCCGAACCTGCCGGCGCAGGAGTTCAACATCGAGCGCGCGAGCCAGATCCTCGACGAGGCCGGCTGGGTACCCGGATCCGATGGAATACGAGTGAAGGACGGGGTGCGTCTGTCGTTCGCAAACTCCACCACCTCCGGCAACCACCTGCGCGAGCAGACGCAGCAGTTCTTGCAGCAGACGTTCGCCGAGATCGGGGTGGAGATGACCATTTCGAACCTGCCGGCCGCCGTCATGTGGGGTGATTTCTGGCTCAAATCGCAGTTCGAGTCAGCCATCTCCGGTGTAACCAATGTCATCGCAGGCGACCCCGACGCTACCAACCGCCTGCACACAAAGGCGATCGTCGCGAAGGGCGGAAAGGGCTCGAACACCGGCCAATACTCCAACCCGGAGGTTGATGCGCTGCTCGACAAGGGTACCCGCACCTTCGATCGGGAAGAGCGGCGCGCCATCTATCTGCGTGTTCAGGAAATTGTTCGTCAGGATCTGCCGTTCCTGCCTCTGTTTGCCTACGCCAATGTGTTCGGCCGCAAGGCAGGGCTGGAGGGTTTCGAGGCAAATTCCAACACCCGCGTCGCATCCTGGCATGCCGCCGGATGGCATTGGAAGGCCTGA
- a CDS encoding aspartate aminotransferase family protein: MLANSLIELDRAHLVHPVASYRSHEATGVRVLKSATGATVTDATGHTLLDGFAGLWCVNAGYGQDSIVEAAVKQLRELPYATGYFGLGSEPAIRLAARLAELAPGDLNHIYFTLGGSDAVDSTIRFIRYYFHAKRTPRKDQFISVEYGYHGSSTAGSGLTALPVFHTGFGVPYDWQHKIPSHYAYRNPVGPDPQAIIDASAAALRAKIVEIGADRVAAFYVEPIQGSGGVLVPPAGWLQAMRAVCAEHDVLFVVDEVITGFGRTGPLFACEEDDVVPDLMTTAKGLTSGYVPMGAVFMSDHVYNTIADGAGKAHIGHGYTYSAHPVSAAVALECLRLYEEGLLDNGRKAGKRLMEGLRSLANHPLVGDVRGRGMLAAIELVTDKERKTPLPPEADPARRIFDRAWQNGLVIRAFANGVLGYAPPLCCTNEEIDGIIERTRLTLDQTLEDKDVRAAMKG; this comes from the coding sequence ATGCTTGCGAATTCGCTGATCGAACTTGATCGCGCGCATCTGGTTCACCCGGTCGCGTCCTATCGCAGCCACGAGGCGACGGGGGTGCGCGTGCTGAAATCGGCCACGGGCGCGACGGTGACCGACGCTACGGGGCACACCCTGCTGGACGGATTTGCAGGACTGTGGTGCGTCAATGCAGGCTATGGGCAGGACAGCATCGTCGAAGCCGCGGTTAAGCAGCTGCGCGAGCTGCCCTACGCGACTGGCTATTTCGGGTTGGGCTCCGAGCCGGCCATTCGGCTGGCGGCGAGGCTGGCAGAACTGGCGCCCGGCGACCTGAACCACATCTATTTCACTCTCGGCGGCTCCGACGCGGTGGACAGCACGATCCGGTTCATCCGCTACTATTTCCATGCCAAGCGGACGCCGCGGAAAGACCAGTTTATCTCGGTCGAATACGGCTACCATGGATCTTCGACGGCGGGCTCCGGCCTGACCGCGCTGCCGGTCTTTCACACTGGTTTTGGCGTGCCTTACGACTGGCAGCACAAGATCCCGTCGCACTATGCCTATCGCAATCCTGTCGGTCCCGATCCGCAGGCCATCATCGACGCCTCTGCCGCCGCCCTGCGAGCCAAGATCGTGGAAATCGGCGCGGATCGCGTTGCCGCGTTCTACGTGGAGCCGATCCAGGGCTCGGGCGGCGTGCTCGTCCCCCCGGCGGGCTGGTTGCAGGCCATGCGCGCAGTTTGCGCGGAACATGATGTCCTTTTCGTTGTCGACGAGGTCATCACCGGCTTCGGCCGGACCGGTCCGCTCTTTGCGTGTGAAGAGGATGACGTCGTACCCGACCTGATGACCACGGCGAAGGGCCTGACCTCGGGCTACGTGCCGATGGGCGCCGTCTTCATGTCCGACCATGTCTACAACACGATCGCGGACGGGGCCGGTAAGGCGCACATCGGCCATGGCTACACATACTCGGCCCATCCAGTAAGCGCGGCGGTCGCGCTCGAATGCCTGCGCCTCTACGAGGAGGGTCTGCTGGACAACGGGCGAAAGGCCGGAAAGCGCCTGATGGAAGGCCTGCGCTCGCTTGCCAATCACCCGCTGGTGGGCGACGTTCGCGGTCGCGGTATGCTCGCCGCTATCGAACTGGTGACCGATAAGGAGCGCAAGACGCCCTTGCCGCCGGAAGCCGATCCTGCTCGCCGCATCTTCGACCGTGCCTGGCAGAACGGCCTCGTCATCCGCGCCTTCGCCAACGGCGTCCTAGGCTACGCCCCGCCGCTCTGCTGCACTAACGAAGAAATTGACGGGATTATCGAACGCACCCGCTTGACGCTCGACCAGACGCTTGAAGACAAGGACGTGCGGGCGGCGATGAAAGGGTGA
- a CDS encoding ABC transporter permease: MRGFLLNRLSQSLILLLIVSVIGFVVLNLLPGGPLAQFGLDPGMTQDDLDRLKEQLGLNRPLWMQYLDWAWRLLQGDWGHSFRDGAPVLSVIGRHLFATLLLMGTSTAIAIAIGTWIGIRGATHRYSLFDHLATVGAMVALSIPTFWFGLVGIYIFSLKLGWVPAGNMYTIGDGSVLNYLHHLILPSLVLSLVHVAIWSRYMRTSTLDAISQDFVKTARAKGLTERRVIMKHVVGNALLPMITLAGVQLPSILTGALVTETVFTWPGMGRLFLDSLGYSDYPVVMGLLMFSAILVILGNLIADIAVAIVDPRIRLG; the protein is encoded by the coding sequence ATGCGTGGCTTCCTGCTCAACCGGCTCTCGCAGAGCCTCATCCTGCTCCTGATCGTGTCGGTCATCGGGTTCGTTGTCCTGAACTTGTTACCGGGGGGGCCACTGGCGCAATTCGGGCTCGATCCCGGCATGACGCAGGACGATCTCGATCGCCTGAAAGAGCAACTAGGGCTCAATCGGCCGCTGTGGATGCAATATCTCGATTGGGCCTGGCGGCTTCTCCAGGGCGACTGGGGCCACTCGTTCCGCGATGGGGCGCCGGTGCTTTCGGTGATCGGCCGGCATCTCTTTGCCACGCTGCTGCTGATGGGCACATCCACCGCGATCGCAATCGCCATTGGCACCTGGATCGGCATCCGTGGCGCCACGCACCGCTACTCGCTGTTTGACCATCTGGCGACGGTTGGCGCCATGGTCGCGCTGTCGATCCCGACCTTTTGGTTCGGGCTCGTCGGCATCTACATCTTTTCGCTCAAGCTGGGCTGGGTCCCTGCGGGCAACATGTACACCATCGGCGACGGCTCGGTGCTGAACTATCTGCACCACCTTATCCTGCCCAGCCTCGTGCTGTCGCTGGTGCATGTGGCGATCTGGAGCCGCTACATGCGCACCTCCACCCTCGACGCGATCAGCCAGGATTTCGTCAAGACTGCCCGCGCCAAGGGCCTGACCGAGCGCCGAGTCATAATGAAACACGTCGTTGGCAATGCACTGTTGCCGATGATCACGCTGGCAGGGGTGCAACTTCCCAGCATCCTGACCGGCGCACTGGTGACGGAGACAGTGTTTACCTGGCCAGGCATGGGGCGGCTGTTCCTCGACAGCCTCGGCTACAGCGACTACCCGGTCGTGATGGGGCTGCTGATGTTCTCGGCCATCCTCGTCATCCTGGGCAACCTGATCGCAGACATCGCGGTGGCGATCGTCGACCCGCGCATTCGCCTGGGTTGA
- a CDS encoding ABC transporter permease, with protein MTALVANAGQGRWWRSRTVRRFTSHHLALLGVAMITLLTLACVFGPHLLPYDSLYIDLRARFSPPLTGHHYLGTDPLGRDLAARLLMAGRISLAVAFFAMLLSTLIGTLVGVIAGYRGGWIGAALMRTVDGFLSFPSIFLLLALAAALKPSPAMVTVIIAVTSWMEVARIVEAEVRSLREREFVLAGRMLGLSGAHIMFREILPNAMGPIIVAATLTVAHAILLEAYISFLGYGIQPPLASWGNMLEGAQQYLASAPWLAIIPGAAITIAVTSFNFIGDGLRDALDVRDDRV; from the coding sequence ATGACCGCTCTCGTCGCAAATGCAGGACAAGGCCGCTGGTGGCGCAGCCGCACGGTGCGCCGTTTCACGAGTCATCATCTGGCGCTGCTGGGGGTGGCGATGATCACGCTCCTCACGCTGGCATGCGTCTTCGGCCCTCATCTTCTGCCCTATGATTCGCTCTACATCGATTTGCGCGCCCGATTTTCCCCGCCGCTGACCGGCCACCATTATCTGGGGACAGACCCGCTGGGGCGCGATCTGGCAGCGCGATTGCTCATGGCGGGAAGGATCTCGCTGGCGGTGGCCTTCTTCGCCATGTTGCTGTCGACGCTGATCGGAACGCTCGTCGGCGTAATCGCGGGCTATCGCGGCGGCTGGATCGGCGCGGCGCTGATGCGCACGGTCGATGGCTTCCTGTCTTTCCCGTCAATCTTCCTGCTGCTCGCTTTGGCCGCGGCACTGAAGCCGAGCCCGGCCATGGTCACGGTGATCATCGCGGTCACCAGTTGGATGGAAGTGGCTCGAATTGTCGAGGCCGAGGTCCGCTCTCTGCGCGAGCGCGAGTTCGTCCTGGCTGGGCGCATGCTGGGATTGAGCGGCGCCCACATCATGTTCCGGGAGATCCTGCCCAACGCCATGGGACCGATCATTGTGGCCGCCACATTGACAGTTGCGCACGCGATCCTTCTGGAAGCCTATATCAGCTTCCTGGGCTATGGCATTCAGCCGCCGCTGGCCAGCTGGGGTAACATGCTGGAGGGCGCCCAGCAGTATCTGGCGAGCGCGCCTTGGCTGGCGATCATCCCGGGCGCCGCCATCACCATCGCCGTAACCAGCTTCAACTTCATCGGCGACGGACTGCGCGATGCGCTCGACGTGCGAGATGACCGTGTCTGA
- a CDS encoding Lrp/AsnC family transcriptional regulator, which produces MKLDKIDIKILSELQKNGRISNVELADLVHLSPSPCLMRVKKLQAEGFITGYSAQIDVSKLGQTLTVFTEITLRNHRQNDFARFLATVEKIDSVIECHLVSGGYDYLVKFITAGITEYQTIMERLLEMDIGIDKYFSFVVLKSPVVKSHLPLDAIFDNEAEADRS; this is translated from the coding sequence ATGAAGCTCGACAAGATCGACATCAAGATCCTATCGGAATTGCAGAAGAACGGTCGCATATCCAACGTGGAGCTCGCCGACCTGGTGCATCTGTCACCGAGCCCCTGTCTGATGCGCGTCAAGAAGCTTCAGGCCGAAGGCTTCATCACCGGCTACTCCGCTCAGATTGATGTCTCGAAGCTTGGGCAAACCCTGACAGTTTTCACCGAGATCACGCTCAGAAATCATCGCCAGAACGACTTCGCGCGCTTCCTCGCCACGGTCGAGAAGATCGACTCCGTCATCGAATGCCATCTCGTTTCAGGGGGCTACGACTATCTCGTGAAGTTCATCACGGCGGGTATCACCGAATACCAGACGATCATGGAACGCCTGCTCGAAATGGACATCGGCATCGACAAGTACTTCAGCTTTGTCGTGCTGAAGTCGCCGGTCGTGAAATCTCACCTGCCGCTAGACGCCATATTCGACAATGAGGCAGAGGCTGATCGCTCTTGA